The genomic window CAGATGACCAGCTCCTCATGTGTATGAACAAGTATCACCTTTATATTCTTTCCCCTCCTGAGCATGTTGAAGGGGATAAACTGGAACTGTAAATGGGGGgcgcttctcctttttgcgcCCAAAAGAGATTACAACTTTGTCTGTATTGTTATGCCTTTTTTGGTTATTTTCGCGTCTGCCTGGAAGATTCAAAATAATATGGTGAGCTGGAATCCCCACATCCATCGCTTTTTCTGTCACCACATTTTTCACGGTGAGAAGAAAGCACACCTTTTCAAATTGCTTAAAACGGGAGAAAAAACTCgaatgcaaaattttttttttttgttaaaccTTAAGTTACATATTAAGAGGTGTGATAAGTTGCTAAATCTTGCaggttcaaaaaaaaaaaaaaaaaaaaaaaaaactttaacAAAATAAGTTACGTTACAACATCAAAGGGTAAAAGGAGTACATATGGTACAGGAATCAAATCGTCGAATAGTacaaaactgaaaaaaaaaaaaagaatggaatatACAGAGGGGGTAGGGATCCCTCACCACAGTACATTGGTCATCATTTTCATTGGGTTACACACGCGGTGTCGTAATTTCACGTACGTACAATTTGAAAACGTTGGTCTGGCTAAGGTGCAATTAGCAACATCGCTGGGGTGAAAATGGGCACGCGGCCTGCAGGGAAATGCTTCAGTTCGGAAAAGCAGCGCTTTCCTTACCTACAATAAAAACAGAGCTCATCCCTGCTACGCCAACAAAAAAGACTCCACTTCTTCACCATGCAGATGGTCGACGGGCTTGCCGAGTTGCATTCGTACAGGGGGTGCCCTTACAAAATTGGGTAGAAAACCTCGACACCAACTCCGCAAAACACGTTGTCTCCCTCCTTGTTTCGACTAAGTCTCATGAATCCGTTTTCTCCCCAATGTTTGCTCCACGAATTTTTGATAATCCAGTAGTACTGAATACTATCATCGGCCTTCGACCGTGAGACTATAGCTCCCTTTTTCGTaacaccatcatcatcatcgtaaATATTACTTTGTTGAAAGATTTTGCTGGTCTGCACTTGGCCATAACCGACAAGAAGAACGGAGTGGTTTAATTCTTCCGTGCATGTACCATTAAATATTCCTCCATCGTAAAAGGAGAAATCATCTGTTACACCGACATTAACGGATACTGGACCTACTTCATTTAATGCCCGTATCAATTcgttttccttcaccccaCCCACTGAGGAAAGGGTAACCTTATTCTTACATCTATAATTTAGGCAAAATAAATTATCCATAGCTCTGTATTTATAATCGGCCCCTAAACAGATTCCATTTTCGATGGcataaatgaaggaataaaatgggTGTCCTCCATCACAGCCAAAATTTAACTTTGAACAATCCACAATTTCTTGTTCGCTTAAAGTTAAAATGGTTTTGTCATGTTCCTtggcatatatacattcaaCATTTCCTACACTGGCGAATGCCCAGCAGGAACCACATAATCCTTGATCCTTGGGTTCATGTAcgattcctttttctctataGTCTAAAATTTCTGGCACATCGTCAAAAATGTCTGCACTTTTGTTGCTacccaattttttaacttttccgTTATTCAAGGAACTGAAAGGTActacatatttcttcttcaagtGCTCAGGTATGGGAAGCAATTTTCTGAAATAATTTTGAAAGTCTTTTTTAGAATAGTCACTAAATTGGTTTAACctcattttgtacatttggTTCGTTTCGTTGTGCTGTTTAATTTTTAGATAGttcattttgaaattttcataTTTCTCCATCTGCTCAGTGATGTCTTTATAACTTCTGTTATACTGGTtcatgaatttaaaaaatttagacGCGTACTTCAGGTTGAAAAATAATCCTTCGATGTGTTCCTCACTCAACTCTCCGTCGTATTCATTATCATCTTCATTCGCGCTGACCCTGTTGTAATTAAAATTGGACAAGCTGCCATTGATCACTTCTTTGCCTTCTTTACCATTACCATTTGGgccattcttttttgttttgttttcattaattttttttctcaaaagtTCCTTCAACATTTTTGCTAATTGTTCTCTCTCCTTGTAGCTCATGTCCGCCACAACTTCGTTATACTTCCTCATCAGTTTGATGTGTTTGCCAGAGTCttcaatttttatcttttcatCCTCTTCATTAGGTACGGCGGCATCTGCTCCTGCTTTCACATCATCACCAGTTTGATCTTTGTCCCCTTTACGGTATTTTGAGAAGATTAATTTCAGGGTTTCTATTTCAGCCTTGTTAAGGATATCTCCATTGCTAGAGGTGAAAGGACCTTTCAGGCTGTCCCTGCGGATAACGCTCCAACCATTGCTCGATACCGCAGTGAAGCATACGAACACTACACCGCACATCACAAATGTCAGAACTACGTATACGCAtatcttcaaaattttcctatTGCTCTTTTTGGCGAGCATTTGGTTTCTGTTCATGGTCTCCAAGCTGGACTTGGTCAGGTTCATGATGCTCATATTCTGCGCCATTTTGCCCCACAcggtgaaaaattaaaaaaagggggttacTCGGCGGGTATGTGCAGTTAAGCGGCTTTAACGGGCTcccgaaaggaaaaaacctACGTTATACATATAAGCCACTGCAGCATACGCAAGGGAGGTATATCCCTACGGGCGATTCATAAAGTACGGACAATGCGTATATTTATTGCTTCACCACGAACCGCGCAAAATGAATCATGCAGTCAGTAACCCCAATTGACACTTCCACTTGGCCGTTTTTATCAAATAATCCCACGCAAGACGCTATCGTATTGGTACGTAAACACTCGTCAATAATACAAAAGTTTTATGGATCATGCatggggtgaaaaaaaatgccatacGGATGAGTGCAACTCAAACGAACACTCTCACTGGATTCTGTAACTttattcttctccttttataaaaaaaaaaaaagaaaaaacatagTAACAGTGTAACTGATGGGACGGAAGTTACCGGATGTTTCGTATAACCAAATAAATTGGCAAGGCGTATGTTTCTCATCGAATGTTCCATTCACTAGCGATACGATACTCGTTATCGCTGGAATTAGGTTTTACGTTACTGCCTTTTTGTTGTatgaaagaagtaaaaattaaaacaaaaaaataatgacaaAAACGAacgggaaaaattaaaaatttgcatttAAATGCTATTTccgaaaaaataatgaaaaacaaCTCTTGCGCagtgcttaaaaaaaaaaaaaaaaaatatatatataatatgtatagtgcttaaaattcttccttcatatataaaataggATTAATATCGAAGCTCCTTCGCCCCTCCCCCCGT from Plasmodium coatneyi strain Hackeri chromosome 12, complete sequence includes these protein-coding regions:
- a CDS encoding Trophozoite cysteine proteinase translates to MAQNMSIMNLTKSSLETMNRNQMLAKKSNRKILKICVYVVLTFVMCGVVFVCFTAVSSNGWSVIRRDSLKGPFTSSNGDILNKAEIETLKLIFSKYRKGDKDQTGDDVKAGADAAVPNEEDEKIKIEDSGKHIKLMRKYNEVVADMSYKEREQLAKMLKELLRKKINENKTKKNGPNGNGKEGKEVINGSLSNFNYNRVSANEDDNEYDGELSEEHIEGLFFNLKYASKFFKFMNQYNRSYKDITEQMEKYENFKMNYLKIKQHNETNQMYKMRLNQFSDYSKKDFQNYFRKLLPIPEHLKKKYVVPFSSLNNGKVKKLGSNKSADIFDDVPEILDYREKGIVHEPKDQGLCGSCWAFASVGNVECIYAKEHDKTILTLSEQEIVDCSKLNFGCDGGHPFYSFIYAIENGICLGADYKYRAMDNLFCLNYRCKNKVTLSSVGGVKENELIRALNEVGPVSVNVGVTDDFSFYDGGIFNGTCTEELNHSVLLVGYGQVQTSKIFQQSNIYDDDDGVTKKGAIVSRSKADDSIQYYWIIKNSWSKHWGENGFMRLSRNKEGDNVFCGVGVEVFYPIL